Proteins from a single region of Dictyostelium discoideum AX4 chromosome 5 chromosome, whole genome shotgun sequence:
- the xrcc2 gene encoding AAA ATPase domain-containing protein gives MNSCLKPFDTTGFNVFFKRELKEIKTGIDDIDSFLTEHFKLQTLKREQSLRAIHQQQQQQQQQQQQQQQQQQQQPQQPQQPQPQPQPKTHSNQTIQLQPPNLRNHNTGSNNNNNINNVTIQPYQPINPGVIELYGPSGSGKTEMALEILVNSILPSCEPFKGNEIGVIYFDNDFKFDILKLEILLQKKYTQCVLKNNNKNNNNTINPSSEEFQQFLKSCLSRLYLIRCKDSFQFLVTLNGINQFIRNINNNLKNNNNNKNNNNNKSEYPNDISLIIIDSISAFFWIDQKGEPLNVKPNSLWIEAIKKILNDNIIIVATKQTIFSLNNQNSFNNNNNINNNSAMNIDNGNLSLNQPNINKYLHIDQHREFLGVEWTKLVKFRKIIKPLK, from the coding sequence atgaatagtTGCTTGAAACCATTTGATACTACAGGTTTCAATGTATTTTTCAAAagagaattaaaagaaattaagactggtattgatgatattgatagTTTTTTAACAGAGCATTTCAAATTGCAAACATTAAAAAGGGAACAATCTTTGCGAGCCatccaccaacaacaacaacaacaacaacaacaacaacaacaacaacaacaacaacaacaacagcaaccgCAGCAACCACAGCAACCTCAACCTCAACCTCAACCTAAAACACATTCAAATCAAACGATCCAATTACAACCACCAAATTTAAGAAATCATAATACTGGtagtaacaataacaataatataaataatgtaACGATACAGCCTTATCAACCAATTAATCCAGGTGTAATTGAATTGTATGGACCTAGTGGGTCAGGTAAAACAGAGATGGCATTAGAGATATTAGTAAATTCAATCCTACCATCATGTGAACCCTTTAAAGGAAATGAAATTGGTGTTAtatattttgataatgatttcaaatttgatattttaaaattagaaatattattacaaaaaaagtATACTCAatgtgttttaaaaaataataataaaaacaataacaataccaTAAACCCATCATCTGAAGaatttcaacaatttttGAAATCCTGTTTATCAAGACTTTATTTAATTCGTTGTAAAGATagttttcaatttttagTTACATTAAATGgtataaatcaatttataagaaatattaataataatttaaagaataataataataataaaaataataataataataaaagtgaaTACCCTAATGATATAagtttaattataattgataGTATATCAGCATTTTTTTGGATTGACCAAAAAGGTGAACCTTTAAATGTTAAACCAAATTCACTATGGATTGaagcaattaaaaaaatattaaacgataatataattatcgTGGCTACAAAGCAAACGatcttttctttaaataaccaaaatagttttaataataataataatattaataataactcaGCAATGAACATTGATAATGGGAATTTAAGTTTAAATCaaccaaatattaataaatatttacacATAGACCAACATAGAGAATTTTTAGGTGTAGAATGGACTAAATTAGTAAAATTtaggaaaataataaagcctttaaaataa